Proteins found in one Methanospirillum hungatei JF-1 genomic segment:
- a CDS encoding histone family protein, with amino-acid sequence MTDLPIAAVVRIAKSNGAERVGSDAAAVLVEKAENYIGYLAKEANKLAMHAGRKTIKEEDVEMAANKA; translated from the coding sequence ATGACAGATCTGCCAATTGCAGCAGTTGTCAGGATTGCGAAATCGAATGGGGCTGAGCGTGTCGGCAGCGATGCAGCGGCGGTATTAGTTGAGAAAGCGGAGAATTATATCGGATACCTTGCAAAGGAAGCAAATAAGCTTGCCATGCACGCAGGTAGGAAAACGATAAAAGAAGAAGACGTTGAAATGGCTGCAAATAAGGCCTGA
- a CDS encoding AAA family ATPase, whose amino-acid sequence MYTFQDLIEGGFLYVDKTRDVYELVRYPKGLFFLARPRRFGKSLLLSTIKLYFLGKRDLF is encoded by the coding sequence ATCTACACATTCCAGGATCTGATTGAGGGTGGATTTTTGTATGTCGATAAAACGCGAGATGTGTATGAACTCGTCCGGTATCCAAAAGGCCTGTTCTTCCTTGCAAGACCCCGAAGATTTGGAAAATCACTCCTTCTATCAACAATAAAATTATATTTTCTCGGGAAACGGGATCTCTTCTAG
- a CDS encoding sensor histidine kinase — MQTIFAPHKTHTKNFIDLAREYQEIGVRKPVWKPVLQTFLDVTATMNCTVAFGEGTNNCSSVLVYADPLLEKVFFNIVDNSIKYCPDKPCIRMQCHESDEGLIISIYDNGPGIPDTEKEQIFTKGYGKGTGLGLFLVREILSITGMKIRETGKLGEGAKFEIIVPPGKYIRTG; from the coding sequence GTGCAGACCATATTCGCTCCCCATAAAACACACACAAAAAACTTCATAGATCTTGCCCGGGAATACCAGGAGATCGGCGTTAGAAAGCCGGTATGGAAACCAGTATTACAGACGTTCCTTGATGTGACGGCAACGATGAACTGTACCGTGGCATTTGGGGAAGGCACCAATAATTGCAGTTCAGTTCTGGTGTATGCTGATCCACTTCTTGAAAAGGTGTTTTTTAATATTGTTGATAATTCTATTAAATATTGTCCAGATAAGCCATGTATTCGTATGCAATGTCATGAATCCGATGAAGGTCTTATTATTTCGATATATGATAATGGCCCAGGTATTCCAGATACTGAGAAAGAACAGATCTTTACCAAGGGGTATGGAAAAGGGACCGGATTAGGATTATTTCTAGTCAGGGAAATTTTGAGTATTACCGGAATGAAAATCCGGGAGACCGGGAAATTAGGAGAGGGAGCAAAATTTGAGATAATCGTCCCCCCCGGGAAATATATACGTACCGGGTAA